The Musa acuminata AAA Group cultivar baxijiao chromosome BXJ1-3, Cavendish_Baxijiao_AAA, whole genome shotgun sequence genome window below encodes:
- the LOC135623553 gene encoding rop guanine nucleotide exchange factor 1-like, with translation MVSLPSDEEEEEEEYASDIQSERCESYSPSADVSESESSGRVGRAAAAGASSSFSSSPPLAPARAALLPGVPHLVFWESKLEKREADFSEVEMMKERFAKLLLGEDMSGGGKGVSTALAISNAITNLSATVFGELWRLEPLAPQKKAMWRREMDWLLCVSDSIVELIPSIQEFPGGGTFEVMVSRPRADLHMNLPALKKLDAMLIGMLDGFQDTEFWYVDRGILVADEDGSGSCPSSSFGRPSLRQEEKWWLPCPRVPPKGLSEDSRKRLQQCRDCVNQILKASMAINSGVLAEMEIPDAYIETLPKSGKSCLGEIIYNYITAEQFSPDCLLDCLDLSSEHHTLEIANRIEAAIHVWRLKGQRRHSQVKAKTASWKGKVKGFVADTERSQFLAERAEGLFQSLRIRFPGLPQTVVDMNKIQYNKDVGQSILESYSRVMESLAFNIMARIDDLIFVDDATKKCAVAETVSIFNRGGSGLPVQKRISPSPFSIQNTPYASPFATPTFCSSTPVIGSPRRLQTLVSKKSTQCPPQEGKIISGDMEKVWSYTGNLSARRDAGDAPERD, from the exons ATGGTGAGCCTGCCGTccgacgaggaggaagaggaggaggagtacGCCTCCGACATACAGAGCGAGCGATGTGAGAGCTATAGCCCCAGCGCTGACGTCAGCGAGTCCGAGTCCTCGGGTCGCGTCGggcgcgccgccgccgccggggcCTCcagctctttctcctcctccccgCCGCTGGCCCCTGCCAGAGCGGCGCTGTTGCCTGGGGTGCCTCATTTGGTGTTCTGGGAGTCGAAGTTGGAGAAGAGGGAGGCCGATTTCTCTG AAGTGGAGATGATGAAGGAAAGATTTGCCAAGCTTCTGCTCGGCGAAGACATGTCCGGCGGCGGCAAAGGGGTCTCAACGGCGCTTGCCATCTCGAATGCGATAACGAATCTTTCCG CTACTGTGTTCGGAGAGCTTTGGAGATTGGAGCCCCTTGCGCCGCAGAAGAAGGCAATGTGGCGCCGGGAGATGGATTGGTTGCTCTGTGTGAGTGATTCCATCGTGGAGCTCATCCCTTCCATCCAAGAGTTCCCTGGCGGCGGGACCTTCGAGGTGATGGTCTCTCGCCCCCGGGCTGACCTCCACATGAACCTCCCCGCTCTCAAGAAGCTGGACGCCATGCTTATCGGAATGCTGGATGGGTTCCAAGACACCGAGTTCTGGTATGTGGATCGGGGGATATTGGTCGCCGATGAGGATGGAAGTGGGTCTTGCCCATCTTCCTCGTTTGGTAGGCCGTCATTGCGCCAGGAAGAAAAATGGTGGCTACCATGCCCAAGGGTTCCGCCCAAAGGCCTGTCCGAGGATTCAAGGAAGAGGTTGCAGCAATGTAGGGATTGTGTGAATCAGATACTCAAGGCGTCCATGGCAATCAATAGTGGAGTGCTTGCCGAGATGGAGATCCCTGATGCCTATATTGAAACCTTGCCCAAG AGTGGAAAATCATGCTTGGGTGAGATAATTTACAACTATATAACAGCTGAACAATTCTCACCAGATTGCCTTTTGGATTGCTTGGACCTGTCATCCGAGCATCACACACTAGAAATAGCAAATAGGATTGAGGCAGCAATTCACGTTTGGAGACTGAAAGGCCAAAGAAGACATTCTCAAGTTAAGGCGAAAACGGCATCTTGGAAAGGAAAAGTGAAGGGTTTTGTTGCTGACACCGAAAGGAGTCAATTTCTAGCAGAACGAGCAGAGGGTTTGTTCCAGAGCTTGAGAATTCGTTTTCCTGGACTCCCCCAGACAGTTGTAGATATGAACAAGATTCAGTACAACAAG GATGTGGGGCAGTCAATTCTTGAGAGCTATTCCAGAGTTATGGAAAGTTTGGCATTCAATATCATGGCAAGGATCGATGATTTGATCTTTGTGGATGACGCAACAAAAAAATGTGCAGTCGCTGAAACTGTTTCGATATTCAACCGGGGAGGATCAGGACTTCCAGTTCAGAAAAGGATCTCACCCAGTCCCTTCTCAATTCAGAACACACCTTATGCCTCACCATTTGCAACACCCACCTTTTGCTCTTCAACCCCGGTGATCGGAAGCCCTCGAAGACTGCAAACTTTGGTAAGTAAAAAGAGCACCCAGTGTCCACCACAAGAGGGGAAGATCATCTCTGGTGATATGGAGAAGGTATGGTCATACACTGGCAACCTGAGCGCCAGAAGAGATGCAGGAGACGCCCCCGAAAGGGACTAA
- the LOC135623558 gene encoding cytochrome P450 71A1-like translates to METLATHSRLHLHLTNPFLLLSLLLPVLLLFLQRQRTAASSTKLPLPPSPSRIPILGNLHQLGSLPHRTLRAMAARHGPIMLLQLGQVPALVVSSIDMAREVMKEQDHIFASRPSLKVPNMLLRDGRDVAFAPYGNYWRQVKKVSLLHLLSAKMVRSFRTVRREEVARMTDEISRSSSSGPVDVTGALKSLANHIISRITLGSSSKQETWDRHIVDLLGEASTLTGAFHAGDYFPSLPWLSRLSGLEERVKRVLDVIDPILDEIIEKHSRRSREDERETDFVDILLSLQEDPEMKRFISNETIKAIVTDMYAAGTDSTHIVIEWAVAELIRNPGTMKKLQDEVRSVAGSKHTLEEDDLVNGMDYLRAVIKESMRLHPPGTLLVPRELIEETTIAGYRIPKGTRTFVNVWAIGRDPSIWEAPDDFRPERFLGSSVDYRGQHFELAPFGAGRRMCPGIGFSVTIIELALANLMLQFDWKLPDGMKEEDMDMIEAFGVTTRIKSGLRLVATPRF, encoded by the exons ATGGAGACTCTGGCCACGCACTCCCGGCTGCACCTGCACCTCACTAAccctttcctcctcctctctctgctCTTACCTGTCCTCCTCTTGTTCCTGCAACGTCAAAGAACAGCAGCGTCCTCGACGAAGCTCCCATTGCCACCTTCCCCCTCCAGGATTCCCATCCTCGGCAACCTGCACCAGCTGGGTTCCCTTCCTCACCGCACTCTCCGGGCCATGGCGGCCAGGCATGGTCCTATCATGCTTCTCCAGCTGGGGCAAGTCCCCGCGCTGGTGGTGTCCTCCATCGACATGGCGCGGGAGGTCATGAAGGAGCAAGACCATATCTTCGCCAGCAGGCCTTCTCTGAAGGTGCCCAACATGCTCCTCCGCGACGGCCGGGACGTGGCCTTTGCGCCCTACGGGAACTATTGGAGGCAGGTAAAGAAGGTGAGCCTCCTCCACCTGCTCAGCGCCAAGATGGTCCGGTCGTTCCGGACTGTGAGACGGGAGGAGGTGGCCCGCATGACCGACGAGATATCTCGGTCGAGCTCTTCCGGCCCCGTCGACGTGACAGGGGCCCTGAAATCTCTCGCGAATCATATCATCAGTAGAATTACCTTGGGAAGCTCCTCAAAGCAAGAAACATGGGATAGACACATCGTAGACTTGCTGGGAGAAGCCTCCACGTTGACGGGAGCCTTCCATGCGGGGGACTATTTTCCTTCGCTTCCATGGCTGAGCAGACTCAGCGGTTTGGAGGAGAGGGTGAAGAGAGTGTTGGACGTCATCGACCCAATTCTCGATGAGATCATCGAGAAGCATAGCAGGCGGTCGAGGGAAGACGAACGTGAGACGGACTTCGTCGATATTTTGCTCTCTCTGCAGGAGGACCCCGAGATGAAGCGCTTCATCAGCAACGAGACCATCAAAGCGATAGTCACG GACATGTACGCTGCTGGAACGGACTCCACGCACATCGTCATCGAATGGGCCGTGGCAGAGCTGATCCGGAACCCAGGAACCATGAAGAAGCTGCAAGATGAGGTGAGATCGGTGGCAGGATCTAAGCACACGCTGGAGGAGGACGACTTGGTCAATGGAATGGACTACCTGAGGGCTGTGATAAAGGAATCCATGCGACTCCACCCGCCCGGGACCTTGTTGGTTCCGAGAGAGCTGATAGAGGAGACGACAATCGCAGGCTACAGAATCCCCAAGGGGACAAGAACCTTCGTCAACGTCTGGGCCATCGGAAGGGACCCCAGCATATGGGAAGCTCCCGATGACTTCCGCCCCGAGAGGTTCCTCGGGAGCTCCGTGGATTACAGAGGCCAGCATTTCGAGCTTGCTCCGTTTGGCGCGGGGCGGAGGATGTGTCCGGGAATTGGGTTCTCGGTCACGATCATCGAGCTCGCCCTTGCAAATCTCATGCTGCAGTTCGATTGGAAGTTGCCTGACGGCATGAAGGAAGAAGACATGGACATGATCGAAGCTTTTGGGGTCACCACACGTATAAAGAGCGGCCTGCGACTTGTTGCGACACCTCGATTCTGA